One part of the Sulfolobus tengchongensis genome encodes these proteins:
- a CDS encoding ABC transporter permease, producing the protein MNRILLTVSALVKDNLRNRFVIFWIVVFPILITLLFGLVFGGFSNYFHITVVVEGNPNLAKYLNTTNVFQGVTNVTLAYAIEHDYIYIKINGTNFTIYTSKQNQEFVPVLESVIEQYYQRTNNTYHFTVSQISNYTYYYYLISGIIGIISLSNGILSMIGVSAGYYRDRVIERLATSPLRSYEWVISLIIYVIIITLISTTTVIILGIIFGFIPLISLAFIGFLVISTLLFGGLGAIIYGLTPKDKIFLSEIVANVLVFPLMFLSNAFFPPTVYPPLIRVFIEYQPLSIIITVIRDLIVYGVAPNPILVVMILIFTLVFLYAGGRLLRLREID; encoded by the coding sequence ATGAATAGAATCCTACTTACTGTTTCTGCTTTAGTCAAGGACAACCTAAGAAATAGATTCGTAATATTTTGGATTGTCGTGTTTCCTATCTTAATAACGTTACTGTTTGGTCTTGTATTTGGCGGGTTTAGCAATTACTTTCATATAACGGTAGTGGTGGAGGGTAATCCAAATTTAGCTAAGTACCTTAACACGACTAATGTGTTCCAAGGAGTAACTAATGTAACACTAGCTTATGCAATAGAACACGATTATATTTACATAAAGATAAACGGAACTAATTTCACAATATATACCAGTAAGCAAAACCAAGAATTCGTACCAGTGCTAGAGTCAGTAATTGAGCAGTATTATCAAAGGACAAATAATACATACCATTTTACAGTATCCCAAATATCAAACTATACTTACTATTATTATTTGATTTCTGGAATAATAGGGATAATTTCACTATCTAACGGAATACTTAGTATGATAGGCGTATCTGCAGGGTATTATAGGGATAGGGTTATTGAAAGATTAGCTACATCACCGCTAAGAAGTTATGAATGGGTGATCTCATTAATAATTTATGTGATTATCATAACTCTTATTTCTACAACTACAGTAATCATTTTGGGAATAATTTTTGGTTTTATACCATTAATAAGCTTAGCATTTATCGGATTCCTAGTAATCTCAACGCTATTATTTGGCGGTTTAGGTGCAATAATCTATGGATTAACACCTAAGGATAAAATATTCCTCTCAGAAATTGTGGCTAATGTTCTAGTATTTCCCCTAATGTTCTTGAGCAACGCATTCTTTCCTCCTACGGTATATCCCCCACTCATAAGAGTATTTATAGAATATCAACCCTTGTCAATTATTATAACTGTCATAAGGGATCTAATAGTTTACGGAGTTGCACCAAATCCAATATTAGTTGTTATGATTTTGATCTTTACATTGGTTTTTCTTTATGCTGGAGGAAGACTATTGCGGCTAAGAGAAATTGATTAA
- a CDS encoding enoyl-CoA hydratase/isomerase family protein: MPIEVYEHDKYILLKFFQPENKYNLFNVKFMTEVIDTLSSINENKNKRFLIIRGEDNFGAGADIRELIRATNDSEFAITFFTYMREIFHKMLDLNKIVISQVKKIAYGASMELLLLSDYVVSEANAKFATPGVKIGLFPPVLSSIGAFIIGYNNVKRLAISGEVINADEAKSMGLVHIVSDNLDKATEGLMKEISSSAPFATLYVKRNMLRPFRQYIDKAFDDLVVQVQSEEAREGLLSFLNKSNPSWI, encoded by the coding sequence ATGCCTATAGAAGTTTATGAGCACGATAAATATATATTGTTGAAATTCTTTCAGCCTGAAAATAAATATAACTTGTTTAATGTAAAATTTATGACTGAGGTGATAGACACTCTTTCATCAATTAATGAGAATAAAAATAAAAGATTCCTAATTATTAGAGGAGAGGACAATTTCGGAGCTGGAGCGGATATTAGGGAACTAATTAGGGCTACAAATGATAGTGAATTTGCTATAACCTTCTTTACTTACATGAGGGAGATCTTTCATAAGATGTTGGACTTAAATAAGATAGTGATTTCTCAAGTAAAAAAGATAGCATATGGAGCTTCTATGGAATTATTGCTTCTCTCAGATTATGTAGTATCAGAGGCTAACGCTAAATTTGCCACTCCAGGAGTGAAAATTGGATTATTTCCTCCAGTTCTCTCGTCAATAGGCGCCTTCATAATAGGTTACAATAACGTTAAGAGGCTGGCTATAAGTGGTGAGGTAATTAATGCAGATGAAGCTAAATCAATGGGTTTAGTTCATATAGTAAGTGATAACTTAGATAAGGCTACAGAAGGTTTAATGAAGGAGATTTCGTCTTCAGCACCTTTCGCCACATTATATGTGAAAAGAAATATGCTAAGGCCATTTAGACAATACATTGACAAAGCATTTGACGACCTTGTAGTTCAAGTCCAAAGTGAAGAGGCAAGAGAAGGACTATTAAGCTTTCTTAACAAGTCTAATCCTTCTTGGATTTAA
- a CDS encoding PadR family transcriptional regulator codes for MHWHHRRGLKWLILYVLSKGPMTGAQIMDEIEKISYGMWRPSPGSVYPALDALESEGLIRISKVDGWKKYYELTPEGKKVVGVMSEEDKIKEAIAQLEFSVRYIIENLERLSSEDKQRVKGILEELNKVLQ; via the coding sequence ATGCACTGGCATCATCGAAGAGGGTTAAAATGGCTTATATTGTATGTGTTGTCAAAAGGGCCCATGACTGGTGCTCAGATAATGGATGAGATCGAGAAGATAAGTTATGGTATGTGGAGACCATCTCCTGGCTCAGTGTATCCCGCTTTAGACGCTTTAGAGTCTGAGGGTTTAATAAGAATCAGTAAGGTTGATGGATGGAAAAAATATTATGAGCTAACTCCGGAAGGTAAGAAAGTTGTCGGAGTTATGTCAGAAGAAGATAAAATAAAGGAAGCTATAGCCCAACTAGAATTTTCAGTTAGGTATATAATAGAGAATTTAGAGAGGTTAAGTAGTGAGGATAAGCAAAGAGTGAAAGGTATTTTAGAAGAGTTAAATAAGGTTTTACAATAA
- the lrs14 gene encoding HTH-type transcriptional regulator Lrs14, with the protein MSETQLSEGTRIKLPSGKDAGLVDILSFCYGLSETDVTVLLALMKGDARGTEELESDLKLSKASINRSLNKLLEMGLVMRIKEPGNKAGRPRYLYKARDYAELKSKMLGDIKDCADKMAQLVEKEFKPL; encoded by the coding sequence ATGTCTGAAACGCAATTAAGTGAGGGTACAAGAATAAAGTTACCATCTGGAAAGGATGCCGGTCTTGTAGATATTTTGTCATTTTGCTATGGCTTATCAGAGACTGATGTAACAGTATTGTTAGCTTTAATGAAAGGTGATGCTAGGGGAACTGAAGAATTAGAGAGCGATCTTAAACTTTCCAAGGCCTCTATCAATAGAAGCTTAAATAAATTACTCGAGATGGGATTAGTAATGAGAATAAAAGAACCAGGTAATAAAGCAGGAAGACCAAGATATTTATATAAGGCTAGGGATTATGCTGAGCTCAAATCTAAGATGCTTGGCGATATAAAGGACTGTGCAGATAAAATGGCTCAGTTAGTTGAAAAGGAGTTTAAGCCATTATAA
- a CDS encoding AbrB/MazE/SpoVT family DNA-binding domain-containing protein: MAVEEIVKVSRNYQVTIPAKVRQKFQIKEGDLVKVTYDESEGVVKIQLLKEPWK; this comes from the coding sequence ATGGCAGTAGAAGAAATAGTTAAAGTATCAAGAAACTATCAAGTAACAATACCTGCAAAGGTTAGACAAAAGTTCCAAATCAAAGAAGGAGATCTAGTTAAAGTGACTTACGATGAGAGTGAAGGAGTAGTAAAGATACAATTGCTTAAAGAACCTTGGAAGTAG
- a CDS encoding TatD family hydrolase, with the protein MLIDSHAHIDTKEFDMDREIIINECDILIVNAGVDLESNLKTLELARKYRNIVPAIGFHPEFVKDKENEVEKCLELTEHGKIISEIGLDYFWIKESEFRKKQIDILHKFLEKAEKEMKPAIIHIRGGMKDFLEIIKSYKVKFVIHSFEGNVATANKIIELGGYISIPPIIVRDKNRQNVAKDIPIDYILTETDSPFMSAEKMSRNKPCNVKIVIKELSNLKKIEEKEIEDIIYKNFLLLLGSSTAH; encoded by the coding sequence GTGTTAATAGATTCTCATGCGCATATAGATACGAAAGAATTTGATATGGATAGAGAAATCATAATAAATGAGTGTGATATTTTAATAGTAAATGCTGGTGTTGACTTGGAAAGTAACTTAAAAACATTAGAGCTAGCAAGAAAATATAGAAATATAGTACCTGCAATAGGCTTTCATCCAGAATTTGTAAAAGATAAGGAAAATGAAGTAGAAAAATGTTTGGAACTCACAGAACATGGAAAAATAATAAGTGAGATAGGGCTAGATTATTTTTGGATAAAAGAAAGTGAATTTAGAAAAAAGCAGATAGATATTTTACATAAGTTCCTTGAAAAAGCCGAGAAAGAAATGAAACCTGCAATAATACACATCAGGGGAGGAATGAAAGATTTCCTCGAAATAATAAAGTCGTATAAAGTTAAATTCGTTATACATAGCTTTGAAGGAAACGTAGCAACTGCTAACAAAATAATAGAGCTTGGAGGATATATATCAATTCCTCCTATTATAGTGAGAGATAAGAATAGGCAAAACGTTGCTAAGGATATACCCATAGACTATATACTTACGGAAACAGACTCCCCGTTTATGTCTGCAGAAAAAATGAGCAGAAACAAACCATGTAATGTTAAAATAGTAATAAAAGAACTTAGCAATTTAAAAAAGATTGAGGAGAAAGAAATTGAAGATATCATATATAAGAATTTCCTACTTCTCCTCGGCAGTTCTACAGCACACTAG
- a CDS encoding oxidase, whose protein sequence is MDKKEKFELYWVIYVIILFAIVIGATAPSVFTVGGNSSSVQAGTVIPQTAVSNDKVIQGTLYSYQYYFAIKENGGGITSNELGNSLYYNVMVAHPGEYINLTMYAPFGEATANFYFPDYATHVDDVQIVPGLVQYAPVVVPNITGAFAFLNGEYNGPWFSYQVGLLLVIPYQGYMSPIDVSKYVTQTHLAQATMLVGDPYNPPIILYNTTKSPVINLVANQYALFNNSVPGPTAIVLANSTVTLNMYIPMPHSDHNFLYNYSADGTPYAVSNVYVGIYAVWWNGSITLVKEVPIQYNKTIILTFNANAPAYLYGLITPVYYNYNFMDMSNTLTGEQTGYVMGLWGSILVEQG, encoded by the coding sequence ATGGATAAGAAAGAGAAATTTGAGCTTTATTGGGTTATATACGTTATTATATTATTTGCAATAGTTATTGGGGCTACTGCACCTTCAGTATTTACTGTGGGCGGTAATTCTTCATCTGTGCAAGCTGGAACGGTAATTCCACAAACCGCTGTGAGTAATGATAAAGTTATTCAGGGAACATTGTACTCTTACCAGTATTATTTTGCTATAAAAGAAAATGGTGGCGGTATCACTTCAAATGAGCTAGGCAATTCTCTTTATTATAATGTTATGGTTGCACATCCTGGGGAGTATATTAATCTAACAATGTATGCTCCGTTTGGTGAGGCAACAGCTAACTTTTACTTTCCAGATTATGCCACTCATGTGGACGATGTTCAAATAGTTCCTGGACTTGTACAATACGCACCAGTTGTAGTTCCAAATATAACCGGTGCCTTCGCATTTTTAAATGGTGAATATAATGGTCCATGGTTTAGTTACCAAGTAGGTTTACTGTTGGTAATACCCTATCAAGGATATATGAGCCCCATTGATGTCAGCAAATATGTTACACAAACACATCTCGCCCAGGCTACAATGTTAGTTGGCGACCCCTATAATCCACCCATTATACTATACAATACTACTAAATCTCCAGTTATTAATCTAGTAGCTAATCAATACGCTTTGTTCAATAACTCAGTTCCAGGACCAACTGCCATAGTTTTAGCAAATTCAACTGTTACCCTAAATATGTATATCCCAATGCCACATTCAGATCATAATTTCCTGTATAATTACTCTGCTGATGGAACTCCGTATGCAGTAAGTAACGTATATGTGGGGATTTACGCTGTGTGGTGGAATGGTTCAATTACGTTAGTAAAAGAGGTTCCAATACAGTATAATAAGACAATTATATTAACCTTTAATGCTAACGCACCGGCATATTTATATGGTCTGATAACTCCGGTGTACTACAATTATAATTTCATGGATATGTCAAATACGTTGACTGGTGAGCAGACTGGCTATGTTATGGGTTTATGGGGTTCCATTTTGGTTGAACAGGGGTGA
- a CDS encoding cbb3-type cytochrome c oxidase subunit I: protein MGLKDVIVDLFQLDKDWVTRIVMAMLVLGVIWGLLGVIDSLMVRLDEAAWGLSANLVLTPQEYYAGITLHAERDLFGFAQQVIYAIFIYFTIKLLNIEPRAKWMLNLGFILINISMMFMEGPILIIPAAGFDNYFSATIWYYLSPLGIPGYSQYVVSPLFFWGWILLDAFTYIDGFWIVYHYYLASKNMKEKLPVPLVFFLMVTLMFMIGYSGVTAADVWDVLAFYHLVGLDPIANQIAFWIFGHAIVYMAWVPAVGALYLLIPMLANKPLYSDRMGRISALLYLIFSNNVPIHHLYMVNLPITLKFLQEVLTYSVVIPSMMTFFNLWATAKGANVNWNIITAWTVTSFAGAIAAGVTGISNATISFDAIVHNTDWVVGHFHAMILFSIVPAAWAVLYIMISMMSGRMWFSKGMAWIHYVGYMIGTTLLIVGFELIGFYGVVRRAEIYPRFPGLIDAEVLATVGALIAELSTMVWFLNLVLTLVKGRLIKLEGLSLQQIAGAVAMSLEWPSNVSFGSIMQFMKAHNSSKKGLSSMLAIAIVGAILIVISTFTLAFAGDAYTTQTWIWIILLTIGIIFSAVGSLKGMKSI, encoded by the coding sequence ATGGGATTAAAAGATGTAATTGTTGATCTTTTCCAACTTGACAAAGATTGGGTTACTAGGATTGTAATGGCCATGTTGGTTTTAGGAGTTATATGGGGCTTATTAGGAGTCATAGACTCCTTGATGGTGAGATTAGATGAGGCTGCTTGGGGTCTTTCCGCGAATCTCGTTTTAACTCCTCAAGAATACTATGCCGGAATAACATTACATGCGGAAAGGGACTTGTTTGGTTTCGCACAGCAAGTAATTTATGCTATATTTATCTATTTCACTATAAAATTATTGAATATTGAACCAAGAGCAAAATGGATGCTAAATCTTGGGTTTATATTAATTAATATTTCAATGATGTTCATGGAAGGTCCTATATTGATTATTCCAGCGGCTGGGTTTGATAATTATTTTTCAGCCACGATTTGGTATTATCTTTCACCTTTAGGTATTCCCGGTTATTCGCAATATGTTGTTAGTCCTCTATTCTTCTGGGGATGGATTCTACTAGATGCCTTTACGTATATAGATGGTTTCTGGATTGTTTATCATTATTACTTAGCTAGTAAAAATATGAAAGAAAAACTTCCAGTGCCACTAGTTTTCTTCTTAATGGTTACTTTAATGTTCATGATAGGGTACTCTGGCGTCACAGCAGCAGATGTGTGGGACGTTTTAGCATTTTATCACTTAGTTGGTTTAGATCCAATAGCTAATCAGATAGCTTTCTGGATATTTGGTCATGCTATAGTATATATGGCTTGGGTTCCGGCTGTTGGTGCCTTATACTTGTTAATACCAATGCTCGCTAATAAACCGTTATATAGTGATAGGATGGGAAGAATATCAGCCCTACTATATTTAATATTTTCAAATAACGTTCCTATTCATCATTTGTACATGGTTAATCTGCCTATAACGTTAAAATTCCTTCAAGAAGTATTAACATATTCCGTAGTTATCCCATCAATGATGACTTTCTTTAATTTATGGGCTACTGCAAAAGGTGCTAATGTAAACTGGAATATTATCACAGCATGGACCGTAACCTCATTTGCAGGCGCAATTGCAGCTGGTGTTACTGGTATTTCTAACGCTACGATAAGTTTTGATGCAATTGTCCATAATACAGATTGGGTTGTGGGTCACTTCCACGCAATGATACTATTTTCTATAGTGCCTGCGGCATGGGCAGTACTATACATTATGATATCTATGATGAGTGGTAGAATGTGGTTCTCTAAAGGAATGGCGTGGATACACTACGTGGGATATATGATAGGTACTACGCTTTTAATAGTAGGTTTTGAATTAATAGGTTTCTATGGTGTAGTGAGAAGGGCTGAGATATATCCTAGGTTTCCCGGATTGATTGATGCCGAGGTGTTAGCTACTGTAGGTGCACTCATAGCAGAGTTATCAACGATGGTCTGGTTCTTGAATTTAGTATTAACATTAGTTAAAGGCAGATTAATTAAACTAGAAGGTTTATCATTACAGCAGATTGCAGGTGCAGTGGCCATGAGTTTAGAATGGCCCTCCAATGTTTCCTTCGGTTCCATAATGCAATTTATGAAAGCTCATAATTCCAGTAAAAAGGGATTGTCTTCTATGTTAGCTATCGCTATTGTTGGAGCTATATTAATTGTAATTAGTACGTTTACTTTGGCGTTTGCAGGTGATGCCTATACCACTCAAACTTGGATATGGATAATTCTTCTTACAATTGGGATTATTTTTTCAGCTGTTGGATCACTTAAAGGTATGAAGTCGATATAG
- a CDS encoding glycosyltransferase 4 family protein, which translates to MNTASVILSVFISFLIGYLSTIWVIKQARKSGFVGKDINKPNKPEVPLMGGIGVIAGFVAGAFTLLVSDVRSERVIPAVILSSLLIAFLGLLDDIFNVRQSIRAFLPIFASVPLVVYSVGHSVISIPFLGQVNFGIFYYVIIIPFALTIASNAFNMLEGLNGLGAGMGIIMLATFAYIGLSHGSGPTYQAGLISLVALSALMAFLLFNKYPAKVFPGNIGTYFIGALVGAIGIAGYMYTALAVLYVPYVIEFILKARTRFKGVSFGKVDSLGRLYWDEKPNSLTHIVMKIGHFKEYQVVIILWIIEAIFAIIAVILQTTTIVI; encoded by the coding sequence ATGAACACAGCATCTGTAATATTGTCTGTTTTCATATCTTTTTTAATAGGATATTTATCTACGATTTGGGTAATCAAACAAGCTAGGAAAAGTGGATTTGTAGGCAAGGATATAAATAAACCAAATAAGCCAGAAGTGCCTTTAATGGGAGGAATAGGTGTGATAGCAGGGTTTGTTGCAGGTGCTTTTACCTTGTTAGTTTCTGATGTTAGAAGTGAAAGAGTAATACCAGCAGTAATATTATCTTCTCTCTTAATAGCGTTTCTTGGCTTATTAGATGACATATTTAATGTACGACAGTCCATAAGAGCGTTTTTGCCGATTTTCGCGTCAGTTCCACTGGTGGTTTATAGTGTGGGTCACTCCGTAATATCGATACCATTTTTGGGGCAGGTGAATTTTGGAATATTTTATTATGTTATTATAATACCATTTGCTCTAACTATAGCCTCTAATGCATTCAATATGTTAGAGGGTCTAAACGGATTAGGGGCAGGTATGGGTATAATAATGCTTGCAACATTCGCCTATATAGGCTTATCACATGGCAGTGGTCCAACATACCAAGCAGGTCTTATTTCACTTGTTGCTCTTTCTGCACTAATGGCATTTTTACTATTTAACAAGTATCCAGCTAAAGTATTCCCTGGCAATATAGGAACCTATTTCATAGGAGCCTTAGTTGGAGCAATAGGGATTGCAGGATATATGTATACAGCCTTAGCTGTGCTATATGTACCATACGTTATCGAATTCATTTTAAAGGCAAGAACTAGATTTAAGGGAGTCTCATTTGGTAAAGTAGATTCCTTGGGCAGACTATACTGGGATGAAAAACCTAATTCGTTAACGCACATTGTGATGAAAATTGGGCATTTTAAAGAATATCAAGTAGTTATAATATTATGGATAATAGAGGCTATATTCGCAATAATTGCTGTGATATTGCAAACTACGACAATAGTTATATAA
- the gds gene encoding geranylgeranyl diphosphate synthase, translating to MQTELDSYFNSIIENVNLEIRKFVRSDIKTLEEASLHLFSAGGKRLRPLVLVSSSDLIGGDRQRAYKAAASVEILHTFTLVHDDIMDRDYLRRGLPTVHVKWGEPMAILAGDYLHAKAFEVLNESLKGLDAETFYKAFSLFVKSIEIISEGQAMDMMFENRDDVTEDEYIEMIKKKTAMLFSCSAGLGAIINKANDEVIENLLQYGLNLGISFQIVDDILGIIADEKELGKPVYSDIREGKKTILVIKTLREAKESERKIILSVLGNKDAKKDELEKVAEIIREYSLKYAYDLAEKYSDLAIRNLSKIPVSNETAEKALKYLAQFTIKRRK from the coding sequence ATGCAGACTGAATTAGATTCGTATTTTAACAGTATAATTGAGAATGTAAACTTAGAAATAAGAAAATTTGTGAGAAGTGACATTAAAACACTTGAGGAGGCCTCCCTTCACTTATTTTCAGCCGGTGGCAAAAGACTTAGACCATTAGTGTTAGTTTCATCTTCAGACCTAATAGGAGGAGATAGACAGAGAGCATATAAGGCTGCAGCGTCTGTAGAGATTCTTCATACTTTTACTTTAGTTCATGATGATATAATGGACAGAGATTACTTGAGGAGAGGGCTACCTACGGTACATGTAAAATGGGGAGAGCCTATGGCTATACTAGCTGGCGATTACTTACACGCAAAAGCGTTTGAGGTATTAAACGAGTCACTAAAGGGTTTAGACGCAGAGACGTTCTATAAAGCATTTTCACTGTTCGTTAAGTCAATAGAGATAATATCTGAAGGTCAAGCTATGGATATGATGTTTGAGAATAGAGATGACGTAACAGAAGATGAGTACATAGAAATGATAAAGAAAAAAACTGCTATGTTGTTCTCTTGCTCTGCAGGATTAGGAGCAATAATAAATAAAGCTAACGATGAGGTAATTGAGAATCTTCTACAATACGGATTAAATTTGGGTATATCATTCCAGATAGTAGACGACATTTTAGGAATTATCGCTGATGAAAAAGAATTAGGTAAACCAGTATACAGTGATATCAGAGAAGGTAAGAAAACAATTTTAGTAATAAAAACTTTAAGGGAGGCTAAGGAGAGCGAGAGAAAAATTATACTTTCCGTACTTGGAAACAAAGATGCTAAAAAGGACGAGCTAGAAAAAGTTGCTGAAATAATAAGAGAGTATTCATTGAAATATGCATATGATTTAGCCGAAAAATATTCTGATCTTGCAATAAGAAATTTAAGTAAAATTCCAGTTTCAAATGAGACTGCTGAAAAGGCTTTAAAATACCTAGCACAGTTTACGATTAAAAGGAGAAAGTGA
- the fni gene encoding type 2 isopentenyl-diphosphate Delta-isomerase has protein sequence MPDIVNRKVEHVEIAAFENVDGLSSTTFLNDVILVHQGFPGISFNEINTKTKFFKKEIDAPVMVTGMTGGRTELGRINRIIAEVAEKFGIPMGVGSQRVAIEKAEARESFTIVRKVAPTIPIVANLGMPQLVKGYGLREFEDAIQMIEADAIAVHLNPAQEVFQPEGEPEYQIHALEKLRDISKALSVPIIVKESGNGISMETAKLLHQYGIMNFDTSGQGGTNWIAIEMIRDIRKGNWKAKSAKAFLDWGVPTAASIMEVRYAVPDAFIIGSGGIRNGLDVAKAIALGADIAGMALPVLKRTIEGRESLEQFFKEVIFELKAAMMLTGSKDISKLKRTSIVILGKLREWVEYRGINLSIYEKIRRGE, from the coding sequence ATGCCTGACATAGTAAATAGAAAGGTAGAGCACGTTGAAATAGCTGCCTTTGAGAACGTAGATGGTTTGTCATCTACAACATTCTTGAACGATGTAATTTTAGTTCATCAAGGATTTCCTGGTATATCATTTAACGAAATAAATACTAAAACTAAATTTTTTAAAAAGGAGATAGACGCGCCAGTGATGGTAACAGGGATGACAGGAGGGAGAACTGAATTAGGAAGAATAAATAGGATTATTGCGGAAGTAGCAGAAAAATTTGGAATTCCCATGGGGGTTGGGAGTCAGAGAGTTGCAATAGAAAAAGCCGAGGCTAGAGAGAGTTTTACTATAGTTAGAAAGGTAGCACCTACTATTCCAATTGTAGCTAATCTGGGAATGCCTCAGCTTGTTAAAGGATACGGTCTAAGAGAATTTGAAGATGCTATTCAGATGATAGAGGCTGATGCAATAGCTGTTCATCTAAATCCTGCTCAAGAAGTTTTTCAACCAGAAGGCGAACCAGAGTATCAGATACACGCATTAGAAAAATTAAGGGACATTTCTAAAGCGTTATCTGTGCCTATTATAGTTAAGGAAAGTGGTAATGGAATTTCGATGGAGACAGCTAAGCTTCTTCACCAGTATGGTATAATGAACTTCGATACGTCTGGCCAAGGTGGTACAAATTGGATAGCGATAGAAATGATAAGAGACATAAGAAAGGGTAATTGGAAGGCTAAAAGCGCAAAGGCTTTTCTAGATTGGGGTGTTCCTACAGCAGCCTCTATAATGGAAGTCAGATATGCTGTACCTGATGCTTTTATAATAGGGAGTGGTGGTATTAGGAATGGACTTGATGTTGCTAAGGCAATAGCGCTTGGGGCGGATATCGCAGGAATGGCATTACCTGTTCTTAAGAGAACTATAGAAGGTAGAGAGAGCTTAGAGCAGTTCTTTAAAGAAGTAATATTTGAGTTAAAAGCCGCTATGATGCTTACTGGTTCTAAAGATATTAGCAAATTAAAAAGAACTAGCATAGTAATTTTAGGTAAGCTCAGGGAGTGGGTAGAATATAGAGGGATAAATTTATCTATATATGAGAAAATTAGAAGAGGAGAGTAA
- a CDS encoding isopentenyl phosphate kinase has protein sequence MDMGSELGYSYRVLKLGGSLITCKDLPRCIRLDVLRNVASEIKKFVDENSNVKVILLHGGGSFGHYEASIVDDMVIVRTSEAMQELNYMVTKQLLRENLKIISIPGKFYSFEIVSQAINSDLIPLIYGDIRLDGSIISADDISIEIAKKLNAKLLYAIDKDGVLGKDGKVISEISSVNEIGMVIQRERYDVTGGIYSKVKKILENYMDAVIFNGGKTGNIYLALKGYNIGTLVRGKINA, from the coding sequence GTGGATATGGGATCTGAATTGGGTTACTCTTATAGAGTTCTCAAGCTTGGAGGAAGTCTAATAACATGTAAGGATTTACCTAGATGTATAAGATTAGATGTATTAAGAAACGTGGCAAGCGAAATTAAGAAATTTGTTGATGAAAATTCTAACGTTAAGGTTATTTTGTTACATGGTGGAGGTAGCTTTGGTCATTACGAAGCATCGATAGTTGATGATATGGTAATTGTAAGAACTTCAGAAGCCATGCAGGAATTGAACTATATGGTAACTAAACAGCTCTTAAGGGAGAATTTAAAAATTATCAGTATACCAGGTAAGTTTTACTCCTTTGAGATAGTTAGTCAAGCTATAAATAGTGATTTGATACCATTGATCTATGGCGATATTAGGTTAGACGGTTCTATAATTTCCGCCGACGATATAAGTATAGAGATTGCAAAAAAGTTAAATGCTAAATTGCTCTACGCTATAGATAAAGATGGAGTTCTAGGAAAAGATGGGAAAGTGATAAGTGAGATAAGCAGTGTAAACGAGATTGGAATGGTAATTCAAAGAGAACGTTATGACGTTACTGGTGGAATATATTCTAAGGTAAAGAAGATATTGGAAAATTATATGGATGCTGTAATTTTTAATGGCGGCAAAACTGGAAACATATATTTAGCATTAAAGGGATATAATATAGGTACTCTAGTAAGAGGTAAGATAAATGCCTGA